The Fictibacillus arsenicus genome contains a region encoding:
- a CDS encoding ABC transporter permease, whose protein sequence is MKWLSLLTNEWIKIFSRIRTWIFIALPILIIIGVAVYDKVTTEEVENDNWKQLLTQTLEDDKKALEDAKKNNENQIYIDMLESNIKQNEYAIENDISPNEKTTWKYMKEMAPISSLIGLFVIVVASDIVSSEFSKGTIKMLLIRPYSRWKILLSKFLATLGFAFVMWLVVIATTWLVGGLAYGFGGIDQTYLVVTDSQEVRERTVVEYVFANIGVEFIELTALVALSFMISTLFMSNSVAIGVAMFTMFAGNTIVMLLANKDWIIYTLFANMDLSTLIDGQNQLIKDLTLPFSISMLAIYTAVMLAITFTVFQKRDVKA, encoded by the coding sequence ATGAAGTGGCTGTCCCTGTTAACGAATGAATGGATTAAGATCTTTAGCAGAATCAGAACGTGGATTTTTATCGCACTTCCTATTTTAATTATTATCGGTGTCGCGGTTTACGATAAAGTGACGACTGAAGAAGTAGAGAATGATAACTGGAAGCAATTGCTTACACAAACGCTTGAAGATGATAAGAAAGCACTGGAAGATGCTAAGAAAAATAACGAGAATCAAATTTATATTGATATGCTTGAATCAAACATCAAGCAAAACGAATATGCCATTGAAAATGACATTTCGCCCAATGAAAAAACAACGTGGAAGTACATGAAAGAAATGGCTCCAATTTCATCCTTGATCGGATTGTTTGTAATCGTTGTGGCGAGTGATATCGTATCAAGCGAGTTTTCAAAAGGGACGATTAAGATGCTGCTGATCCGTCCTTACAGCAGATGGAAGATTCTTTTGTCGAAGTTTCTAGCGACGCTTGGGTTTGCGTTTGTCATGTGGCTTGTTGTTATTGCGACAACATGGCTCGTCGGCGGCCTCGCATATGGATTTGGCGGGATTGATCAGACATACCTAGTCGTAACGGATAGTCAGGAAGTGAGAGAACGAACAGTTGTAGAATATGTATTTGCGAACATCGGTGTAGAATTTATTGAATTAACTGCACTAGTCGCATTATCGTTCATGATCTCAACACTCTTCATGAGTAACTCTGTCGCGATTGGTGTAGCGATGTTCACGATGTTTGCAGGAAACACGATCGTGATGCTCCTCGCGAACAAAGACTGGATCATCTACACGCTGTTTGCGAACATGGACCTCAGTACATTGATTGATGGGCAAAACCAGCTGATCAAAGATTTAACTCTTCCGTTTTCCATCAGCATGCTAGCGATTTACACAGCAGTCATGCTCGCAATCACGTTTACCGTCTTCCAAAAGCGGGACGTGAAGGCTTAA
- the aceB gene encoding malate synthase A, whose product MSLKVKIDTSSLHVTGNTPPEYEKILTPGAILFLKSLHLQFNSTRKELLEKRKIKQKEIDSGVFPAFLSETEHIRNSNWTIAPLPQDLQDRRVEITGPVDRKMIINALNSGAKVFMADLEDSNSPTWENTIEGQINLKDAVNRTISFEGPNGKKYQLRHNPAVLIVRPRGWHLEEKHIVVDGEPMSGSLVDFGLYFYHNAKTLIEKSSGPYFYLPKMESHLEARLWNDVFIYAQEQLGIPRGTIKATVLIETIVAAFEMDEILYELRDHSAGVNCGRWDYIFSYIKKFRNQPHVILPDRSLVTMTVPFMRSYSVLAIKTCHKRNAPAIGGMAAQIPIKNDEKANAAAFEKVRADKEREASDGHDGTWVAHPGLVPVAMEVFDRIMPQPNQIDRKREDVVVTADDLVAVPEGEITEEGLRVNISVGIQYIASWLRGKGAAPINHLMEDAATAEISRAQVWQWIRHPKGVLSDGRKVTFELVEQLKLEEVQKLKQQMSEDSFNNGRFMEAVGLFDELIREDEFQDFLTNRGYDIL is encoded by the coding sequence AATTCAACGCGAAAAGAACTTTTGGAAAAGCGTAAGATCAAGCAAAAAGAAATTGATTCTGGGGTATTCCCCGCCTTTCTGAGTGAAACAGAGCATATCCGCAACAGCAATTGGACGATCGCTCCACTTCCTCAGGACCTTCAAGACCGCCGGGTTGAAATTACAGGACCTGTTGACCGGAAGATGATCATCAATGCTCTGAATTCCGGTGCAAAAGTTTTCATGGCTGATTTAGAAGACTCCAACTCACCGACTTGGGAAAATACAATTGAGGGCCAGATTAATCTAAAGGACGCGGTCAACCGGACGATTTCTTTTGAAGGACCAAACGGGAAAAAATACCAGCTCAGGCATAATCCCGCTGTACTAATCGTTCGTCCCCGCGGCTGGCATTTAGAAGAAAAGCATATTGTTGTCGACGGAGAACCGATGTCTGGAAGTTTAGTAGATTTTGGACTTTATTTTTATCACAATGCAAAAACGCTGATCGAAAAAAGTTCTGGTCCTTATTTTTATCTTCCTAAGATGGAAAGTCACTTAGAAGCACGACTCTGGAATGATGTTTTCATCTACGCGCAGGAACAGCTGGGCATTCCGAGGGGTACGATTAAGGCGACTGTACTAATCGAAACCATTGTTGCCGCTTTTGAGATGGATGAGATTTTATATGAACTGCGCGATCATTCTGCAGGCGTGAACTGCGGACGCTGGGATTATATTTTCAGCTACATTAAGAAGTTCCGCAATCAGCCGCACGTGATTCTGCCTGACCGTTCCCTTGTTACGATGACTGTACCATTCATGAGATCGTATTCTGTTCTTGCGATTAAGACGTGTCACAAACGGAACGCACCTGCAATCGGCGGTATGGCGGCACAAATTCCGATTAAAAATGATGAGAAAGCAAACGCTGCTGCTTTTGAAAAAGTGCGTGCTGACAAAGAACGCGAGGCATCTGACGGTCATGACGGGACATGGGTTGCCCATCCGGGACTCGTACCTGTTGCTATGGAAGTGTTTGACCGAATCATGCCGCAGCCGAACCAGATCGACCGAAAACGAGAAGATGTCGTTGTAACGGCCGACGATTTAGTGGCTGTACCAGAAGGCGAAATTACAGAAGAAGGCTTGCGCGTCAACATAAGTGTCGGTATTCAGTACATCGCTTCATGGCTGAGAGGAAAAGGCGCAGCGCCAATCAATCACTTAATGGAAGATGCCGCTACGGCTGAGATTTCGAGAGCCCAAGTGTGGCAATGGATCCGCCATCCGAAAGGTGTTTTAAGTGATGGACGTAAAGTTACATTCGAACTGGTAGAGCAGCTAAAGTTAGAAGAAGTTCAAAAGTTGAAACAGCAAATGAGTGAGGATTCATTCAATAACGGCCGGTTTATGGAAGCGGTCGGGCTGTTCGATGAACTAATCCGCGAAGATGAGTTTCAAGATTTCCTGACTAACAGAGGCTATGACATTTTATAA
- a CDS encoding ABC transporter ATP-binding protein — protein MTTHTLELKNLTKKIKSKTIVDDLSFSVREGEIFGLLGPNGAGKTTTIRMIVGLISITDGDVFINGTNVRGNYEKAMEQVGAIVENPQLYDFMSGYKNLMQYARIMPGVTKERIDEVIKLVDLEYAIHDKVKTYSLGMRQRLGVAQALLHKPNVLILDEPTNGLDPQGIYDLRNYLRMLANNGTSVIVSSHMLAEMQMMCDRVAIIQHGKLVRIDEITNQEDEADVKVHFQIEGDLTQAKQVLSDMNPELAVAESGNELIVQTSDVKSIAEINKQLVLAGVLVVGIQRKTKTLEERFLEMTKKGGDMNEVAVPVNE, from the coding sequence ATGACGACACATACGTTGGAACTTAAAAATTTGACGAAAAAGATTAAGAGCAAGACGATCGTTGATGATTTATCTTTCTCTGTCAGAGAAGGCGAGATCTTTGGATTGCTTGGGCCTAATGGTGCGGGGAAGACCACGACTATCCGTATGATTGTAGGGCTGATTTCGATCACGGACGGTGATGTTTTTATAAATGGCACCAATGTTCGCGGAAACTATGAAAAAGCGATGGAACAAGTCGGGGCAATCGTTGAAAACCCGCAGCTTTATGATTTTATGTCAGGCTACAAAAACTTAATGCAATATGCGCGGATCATGCCTGGCGTTACGAAGGAAAGAATTGATGAAGTAATTAAACTCGTAGACTTAGAGTATGCGATTCACGACAAAGTAAAAACATATTCACTTGGAATGAGGCAGCGTCTTGGTGTCGCACAGGCACTTTTACATAAGCCGAACGTGTTGATCTTAGACGAGCCTACTAACGGTCTTGATCCACAAGGAATCTATGATTTGAGAAACTATTTGCGTATGCTTGCCAACAACGGGACGTCCGTTATCGTTTCTTCTCATATGCTTGCTGAGATGCAGATGATGTGCGACCGTGTTGCGATTATTCAGCATGGAAAGCTTGTCCGAATCGATGAGATCACGAATCAGGAAGATGAAGCAGATGTGAAGGTTCATTTCCAGATCGAAGGCGATTTAACACAAGCGAAACAGGTTCTTTCTGACATGAATCCTGAGCTGGCTGTGGCGGAAAGCGGGAACGAACTGATCGTTCAGACTTCTGACGTAAAATCGATTGCAGAGATTAACAAACAGCTGGTGCTTGCTGGTGTTCTCGTAGTTGGTATCCAACGCAAAACGAAGACGCTTGAAGAGCGATTCTTAGAGATGACAAAGAAAGGGGGCGATATGAATGAAGTGGCTGTCCCTGTTAACGAATGA
- the aceA gene encoding isocitrate lyase: protein MTNSRVEKLKEMWKNEERWQGVSRPYTAEEVIRLRGSIDIEHTLAKHGAEKFWNILQNETYVNALGALTGNQAVQQAKAGLKAVYLSGWQVAADANLSGNMYPDQSLYPANSVPHVVKRINSALQRADQIQHLEGGNEVDYFLPIIADAEAGFGGQLNVFELMKGMIESGASAVHFEDQLSSEKKCGHLGGKVLLPTQTAVRNLISARLAADVMGVPTVLIARTDADAADLITSDIDPVDQEFITGERTAEGFYRTKAGLDQAIARGLAYAPYADLIWCETSEPNLEQAQKFADAIHEQFPGKLLAYNCSPSFNWKKKLDNATIETFQQQLAAMGYKFQFVTLAGFHALNHSMFELAKGYKSRGMGAYSELQQREFDSEIDGYTATRHQREVGTGYFDEVTQLVSGGTASTTALKGSTEEDQFQQQEA, encoded by the coding sequence ATGACTAATTCACGTGTGGAGAAGCTTAAGGAAATGTGGAAAAATGAGGAGCGCTGGCAAGGAGTAAGCCGCCCTTATACAGCGGAAGAGGTTATCCGTTTGCGCGGATCGATCGATATTGAACATACCCTTGCAAAACATGGGGCAGAAAAATTCTGGAACATCCTTCAAAATGAAACATATGTAAACGCTTTAGGGGCTTTAACGGGGAATCAGGCTGTTCAGCAGGCAAAGGCAGGTCTGAAAGCCGTATACTTAAGTGGTTGGCAGGTCGCAGCAGACGCCAACCTTTCTGGAAACATGTATCCGGATCAAAGTTTGTATCCGGCGAACTCTGTGCCACACGTGGTAAAACGTATAAACTCTGCTCTTCAGCGCGCAGATCAGATTCAGCATTTAGAAGGTGGAAATGAAGTGGATTACTTCTTGCCAATTATAGCGGATGCTGAAGCCGGGTTCGGCGGACAGCTAAACGTATTTGAACTGATGAAAGGCATGATCGAATCTGGCGCTTCCGCTGTTCACTTTGAAGATCAGCTGTCTTCTGAGAAAAAATGCGGACATCTTGGCGGAAAAGTGTTGCTTCCGACTCAGACGGCGGTTCGGAATTTGATTTCGGCTCGCTTGGCAGCTGACGTGATGGGTGTTCCGACTGTGCTGATCGCCCGTACGGACGCTGATGCGGCTGACTTAATTACGAGCGATATCGACCCGGTTGACCAGGAATTTATTACTGGTGAGCGTACAGCTGAAGGATTCTATCGTACAAAAGCTGGTCTGGATCAAGCGATCGCGCGCGGTTTGGCTTATGCGCCATATGCTGATTTAATCTGGTGCGAGACATCTGAACCAAACTTAGAGCAGGCACAAAAGTTTGCGGATGCGATTCATGAACAGTTCCCTGGCAAACTATTAGCCTACAACTGCTCGCCGTCTTTCAACTGGAAAAAGAAGCTGGATAATGCGACGATCGAAACATTCCAACAGCAGCTTGCGGCGATGGGCTACAAGTTCCAGTTCGTAACTTTGGCTGGCTTCCACGCGCTGAACCACAGCATGTTTGAATTAGCAAAAGGCTACAAATCTCGTGGAATGGGTGCATATTCTGAGCTGCAGCAGCGCGAGTTTGATAGCGAAATCGACGGATATACCGCTACCCGCCATCAGCGTGAAGTAGGAACAGGCTACTTTGATGAAGTAACACAGCTCGTTTCCGGTGGTACAGCTTCTACAACAGCATTGAAAGGATCTACAGAAGAAGATCAGTTTCAACAGCAGGAAGCTTAA